One genomic region from Xiphophorus couchianus chromosome 21, X_couchianus-1.0, whole genome shotgun sequence encodes:
- the pxdc1b gene encoding PX domain-containing protein 1 has translation MASAVFEGTSLVNMFVRDCWVNGIRRLIISQRGEEEEFFEIRTEWSDRNILYLHRSYSDLGRLFKRLLKSFPEDRKDLSKSPLIEGLVKIKDAHDIEEKLNEVERLLKNAINMPCKFSRSEVMLTFFERSPLDQVLRNDKVHRIQPCFQSPINISEIMRSNGFCLANTETIVFDDSIPEEKERPSSTDSGEHTYEDGTEFLPMEADVCEEETEAYVTNLSYYHLVPFETDILE, from the exons ATGGCATCGGCCGTGTTTGAAGGCACGTCTCTGGTCAACATGTTTGTCCGGGACTGCTGGGTTAACGGGATCCGGAGGCTCATCATCAGCCAGCgcggagaggaagaggagttcTTCGAGATCCGAACCGAGTGGTCCGACAGGAACATTTTATACTTGCATCGGAGTTATTCCGACCTGGGGCGGCTCTTTAAGAGACTGCTGAAGTCCTTTCCGGAGGACAGAAAGGACTTATCTAAATCTCCGCTGATAGAAG gtCTGGTAAAAATCAAAGATGCACATGACATTGAGGAGAAGTTGAATGAGGTGGAAAGACTTCTAAAGAATGCCATCAACATGCCATGCAAG TTTTCCAGGTCGGAGGTGATGTTGACTTTCTTTGAACGCTCGCCGCTGGACCAGGTGCTAAGGAATGACAAAGTCCACAGAATCCAGCCGTGCTTTCAGAGTCCAATCAACATATCAG AAATCATGCGGTCGAACGGATTCTGTCTGGCCAACACAGAAACTATTGTATTTGATGATAGTATAccagaggaaaaagaaagaccGTCGTCCACAGACTCTGGAGAGCACAC GTACGAAGACGGAACAGAATTTTTGCCAATGGAAGCAGACGTGTGCGAGGAGGAAACAGAAGCGTATGTCACCAACCTCTCCTACTACCATCTGGTCCCATTTGAAACAGACATCCTGGAATGA